The following is a genomic window from Haloarcula sp. CBA1127.
ACCAGTGGCTGCCCTGGCGAGAGACGCGGCCGATGTCTGAGTGGGCTCCGGTCGTCGTGATTTGTCCCGACCGAGCCCCAGAGCCCGGAGAGCGCGTCTCCTGGGACCTGTGCCCGACGCCCGTCGACGGCGTGTTTGTCCGGGAGTACCGGGAGGTGGGCTGACGTGGAAGTTGACGGGATTCTGATGGTCGGTGCGGCACTAGTCATCCTCTTCGGGAACGCCTACGAGGCCGTTGCCGAACGCTTCGGCGACTGGTGGGACGATGGCTCGGAGCAAACGGCCGTCGACGAGGTTCATCAACTGTATCTGGACGACGAGATCGACGAGGACGAACTGGAGGACCGGCTCGAAATCCTCGTGGACGGTCGGGCCCGCACGATTCGAGACCTCGCCGACGACGAGCACGGGATTGGCGAAGAGATATCCCGCAACGTCGCTCGCGAGTTCGACACGGTTGGGGAATTTGTGGCTGCTGATGTTGAGGAGCTCAAAGCAATCGATGACGTTGGCCAGGAGCGAGCAGAAAGACTAGATCGGATTGACCCCAAGTGAACACACCGCCGCTGCCGCTGTCATCCGTCTACTGCTTAGAGATGATCCTGACAGCCGTTGATGAACGATTTGAGGCGTGATCCGACGGTTGGGTCGACACTCAACAGGATGCTGTGGCATCGTTCGTGCGGGAATTGGAAGACGTAGGCCTTCTCGTGGTAGTGGACAAGTGCCTGCTTGCTCCCCAGCGGTGCGTCTTCAGTTTTCAACTCTGTCAGTTCTGGAATCTCTCGAAACGTGTCGGCAACTGCGTAGTACTCTTCTTTTGAGTACTTGTCTTTGAGATTATCCCGGAGATAGACTACTTCGCAGCCATCTTCGTACAAGATAGCTATTGTCCGCAGAGACTCATTCACGGTTCTGCGGGCGTAGTCTTCTAATTCAGCGGTCGTCTCGTGGGGCATGTGGGGAACTCTCTCAACCACATACTTAGAAGTAGAGGCACCACCTCCTGTTTCGAATGTTATAATGGGGCGTTCTGATCTGTCGGTTCTCTTCCCCGCTATGTATTCGGGTTTCTGTCCCGAAATAGAGACTATGGGCTGCTCTAAGGCTAGTTTTGGTCCTACTCATATGTGGCGTGAATTATATCACCCGACGGGTAGTACACACACATGTTCCAAGCATCTGCGGGGAGGTGACTTTCACTTCCCTGTGTACTCGATTATCGCTTAGGCGAACCGCACTCGGGATAGATTCTCTGCTCCCGGAAATACAAGGTCCATTTAAATAGTCGTATATCCTCAGCAAAGACAGAATGATAACTAAAACGCAGGTTTTTGACGACACGTATTTTCCTCGTCGTCTCCGCCATCGCGAAGCCGAGATGGACTTCGTGACGAATGCGTTTGAGCCGGCAGTCCGCGGTCAGCAGGCTGATGATGTGTTGATTCACGGTCCTCAAGGCGTCGGCAAGACGATTCTCGCTCGGTACGCACTCAATCACCTCACACAGCGTACCGCCGTACAACACGCACGTATCGGCTGCCTGGGCAAGTCAACGGCCGGTATCGTCCGTACCGTCCTCGAAGACCTTCCGGGACCCGATCCGCACTCGACAATGCCTCGCGAAGATCTCTGTCTTGAGCTCCAGGAGCGCGTCGACGAGCCGACCATTGTGGTCCTCGACGAGGCCGACGATCTCCCGTTCACTGACGCACTGGGTCGGCTTGCCGATGTCGACGGACTCTCGATGGTCGTCGTCTGCCACGATGATGACGGGTGGCTCTCGCATGTCGACGACTCGATTCGGCATCGGTTCGTCGGCAACATCGTTGAACTGGGGACCTACGGCGTCGACGAACTCGCGGATATCCTTGAGGAACGACGGCAGGTCGGCCTCGAGCCCGGCGTGATCGATGAGGACCAGCTGCGGACGCTCGCCGATATGACTGCTGGGAAAGCCCGGCGAGCAATCTTCGCCTTGCGGGCCGCCGCCGAGCTGGCACACGACCGCCGCCATCGCGAAATCCGTAGCGAGGATATCGATGATTCACTGGACCGGGCAGACCAGCGACTCCGCCAGGAGCATCTCGCATCGCTTCCGTATCATCATCACGTGGTCTACGAAATCGTGCGGCGACACGGGCCACTCACCTCCTCGGAACTGCATGATACCTACGAGCGGACAGCCGAGTCTCTGTATCAAAGTACCGAACAGACGCCGATCGGCGAGCGAGCGCGACGGAATAAGCTCTCGAAGTTGGAAGCGTACGACATGATTGAGGTCCTCGGAGAGAACCGACACCGGGAGTACCAAGTCTGTGATACTGAGGTCAAATCAGAATTGGAGTTCAGGATTCGCGCTACCTGACTACCCTTTCAACCGCGGCCACACGTCATTCTTCGTCGAATTCAGTCGCTTGATACAGACCTTCTTTTTCTTCTTCATCATCGCTTGCCTGGATCGTCTGCCCATCAAGCAAGCTCTCTGTTTCAACGTCTAACCTCACTTCATTTTCGTCACCGTCGTCACCGTCGTTAGTCATCGCCTTGCTCCTTGTCGGAATCGCTTTCGTCCTTGCTGTTCGTTATGATCTGTCCTTCTAACAACGGCTCTGACTCAGCGTCGGAGCCTTCAGAATCGGAGCTACTGTCTTCGTCACCACTCATATGTAATGATTGTGCAGGCCAGGGTAAAAACGTTCAGATAGCGGGGTGAAAGTGGTTATCCCGACTCTTCATCTGACGAATTTTCATCAGGGCTACCAAACAGGAACTCACCTAACTTCCGCGGGCCATTAAATATACGCTGCCCCTCAAGGAGATCTTCCTCCTCAACGCGTTCTTGGTAGCTCATATTTGTATGTCGGTTTGTAGATTGATAAAAGTGTGCAGTTTTATAAATACGGAATCGCTGCACCGATAGCCAGAAACACCACACCAAAAATTAGACACAGGTGGCTTGCGCTAAGTAGCGTCGCATTGGTATCCTGGCGGTCTTCATTCTCTCTCATCCACGCAGCTTCGCTACGAAGCAAGAGAATCAACCAATCCTTCTCAGGATACTTTCTGTCTATTAGTCTATTAATGTCGTTGCCATTCAGTCCCGTGTTGACATCTGTAACGGTGTACGTAATTATAGCAAGAATGAATGAAATTAGTAATAATACAATCCCTGCCAGTGTCCAATTGTTGATGAAGACATTGAGGTTCAGACTCTGGGATCTTGCAAGCAACGAGACTGCTGTCAGGATAAGACCTAACAGGAGGCCATTCAGTCGAAAAGTCTTGGCAGCTTTGTCGTCGATCCGTCTGAATGATTCTATCTGATGGTCTAAAACGGCCCGCGCTTCCTCTTGAGACAGTCGCAATGATTCGATATCATGTTCTTCGGGATCTTTAGAACCACTATCCCCCGACGACCCACTCATGTTATTCGACTTAGACCATCTGCCATTAAAAAGGCTCACATCACAGGTACTTGGTCTCGCGGAAATGCAAGGGGGTCTTAATAGCCTCCTACCCGTCGGTAAGCACTGTATGCAGCAGTAGATCACCTCGCGCCATCGGGGGACCTGCCTCTAACAGGTCCCGGCGCGGGGTCGCGGTCCGTCAGCGGATGGATTCAGGAGCAACCGCAACCCATGCACAGACAGGCGTCAGTCTCTCAAAAGCAGCGTGGTATCGGCTATCGAACACCCCGTTATCGAAGTGTACCGTCAGCGTGCGGACTCCAGGTACTTGCAGCCAGTGTCTGCGGTTCGGATTACTCGCTACGAATCATCATCTGGCGGGCCTTCTTGGAGTCGCTGCGTGACTTTAGCAACCTCATCGTCAGTCAGATCTTCATCAAGCAGCCGTTCCCCAAGGTCTGTGATAGAGTAGTATTGCTCTTGCTTTTCAATCAGTTGCGCGTACTTGAGATGCTTCAGACGCCGATAGTACGTCGATTCTGGGACGGAGATATCAAAGTACTCCTTAAGAATCCAACGGATAGAACTCGCCCGTTGCGGGTACGTGGACCGATACAGAACAGTCAGTATCGGTCTGTCGGCCTCTTTCATACCATACACCGGGCGCATATGCACCCAAAGTTGGTCACTTCGGATTTGAAACCCACGGGTGGCTCCTGTATTAGCAGTAAGAACACCCAAGATGATAGTAATTGTTATTTTATAGAGTGCTTACCATCTCCAACAAATGAAAGTGAATACTCCCAAACGTATAAGTGCAGAGAACCTAATTACACGAGTGACTCACGCGGCGTCAGATGGCTCGCAGAAGTTCCTGCGACGCCCGCGCTACCACGCGGACGCCGCTATGGGCGGAAACCCATGATTAAACAAGACCCACACCGCAAAAAAGGAATCGACGTTTCGAGACCGAATAGAGCGCTTACTGGCTCTATCACGTTCCTAAACAACGGAGGGCTGTGCCCATGCTGAAACGCCTCCTCTCCAGCGACGAGCCTGACCCGGAACCCGAGCCGCCGGCAGTGAGCGTCCCGTTCGACGCCCTGCTGGACGTCGCCCAGTCCGAACGCCGCCGGCAGTGCCTCCGGACGGTGAACGAATACGGCCGACTCGACCTCACCGACCTCGCGGAGATCGTCGCTGCGGCGGAGGTCGGCACTGACCGCGACCAGCTCCAGTCCCAACAGCGCAAGCGCGTGTACGTGTCACTGTATCAGACGCACGTCTCGAAGCTGGACGACACTGAACTGGTGCGCTGGAACCAAGAGAACGGCACGGTCTGTGCGACTGTCGAGACGGGGCCGGCCGTCGATGCCCTAGACGATCTCGCGGACCGGACCGCTGGAGGTGTCTGAGATGGCTATCAAGCGGAACCCAGACACGAACACCGTGTCGGCCACCGAGTGCAAGCGCTGCCATAAAGAACTCGATGAGCAGCAAAGTCTGGCTGTCCATCTCCGGTTTCACTGTCCCGAAACGCAGCAGAACCAGACTGGTCCTGGAGGTGCGGCGTGATGGCGACGCACAGCCGCGACTCCAGCGTCGACGCCGGCGACGATCTCGTGGTCACGCTCGAGGACAACGGAGACCAGCTGTTGATCGGCGGCGAGTCGTCGACGGATGCCGACCGACATGTCGCTCTCGCCATCGATCACGGTGAGGACCTCAGCGTCCAGGAGCAACAAGACCTCGTCGACGACCTACGGCCGGCTCTCCGGACGCTGGTCGGGCGACCGATGACGGGCCACACGTACGGTGTGGATCTGGACGATCCCGATGTTGTCGCTCCACGCTGGCCGTCAGCTGACGACGCTGTTGTCGTCGGTAGTGACACCGAGGAACCTGCAGAGAGTGATTCAGAATGAGTCTCAACTACGACAAATTGGCCTATATCGTCTCAAGCGACAACCGCATCGCCGTCATGGAAACGCTTCGCGACAGCCCGTCGACGCCGTCGACCATCGCGAAGGCTACCGACCGAGATATTGCGCACATCTCCCGGGCGATCCAGGAGCTCAGAGAGAAAGGCCATGTCGAACTGAAAGTCTCCGAATCGGTCAGGAAAGGTCGCATCTACGGGCTGACCGAACAGGGAGCGATGCTCGCGGGCGATCTCTCGGAGGTGAATACTGGCCGATGACTGTCCCCGACCGAGAAGATCTCCGACCGGACGCAACGGAGTGCAACCACCACGCCGAACGAGCGCTGAAACTGCTCTGGGAGAACCCGAACAGTCGCGCAGTTCGGATCGATTCAAATCCGAATCCGATGTTCGTGACCGTCGAGGCCGGTGACCTCGCGTTCTGGTGTTACAATTACACCTGGAAGTGCCAGGAGCAAAAACCAGTTGCCGCGGCGTTTGGACCATTCGAGACCGTCGTTGACCAGCTGCACGGCTACGCGAATGATGACTACCCTATCGGGACCGTCTCGAAAGCCCGGATGGACACTGAACGGAAGCCCCGGCCCACTGGACTGGGTGATTTCGCATGACGGTCAAACACGAAATCACTGACCGGCCTGTCGAAGACCTATCGAAGCCCGCACTCGTCGCTGAGTGGTCCGAAATCTGCGAACAACTTGCCTCTGGGACTGCGACCGTGCGCGACGCGGCGTGGGACCGACGACAGACCCTTTGGGCTGAGATGCGCGACCGTACGGACGGGGTCCCACCGGCCTGCCCAGAGTGCGGTGCCCGAAGCTGGTCGCAAATCTTTGGCGGTGCCAAATCCTGCAACGGCTGCGAGTTCCAGCCGTCGGCCGAGGATATGGATCTCATTGACGCAATCGACAGTTACTGGTCGGCAGTCACTGCGGTCGGCTCTTCGCGGAGCGTGGTCCAAGATGACTGACGCTCAAGTGAACCAAACGCTCACGCCGACCGGCTGGGCGGTCAATCTCGACAACGGCCATTCCGGCATCTGTTTTGAATGGATTGCCGGGAGGACGATGTGTGGGGAATCATTTGATTCTGAAGCTGTCGAGAAAGAGTGGTATAGCGGCGCGCCAGAGTCTCGCGACGAACCACACGCCACGCAGTGTTTCGACTGTCACAACTGGTCCGCAGCTGCCAGAGATGCGATGCGGGGGCAGACTGATGTCTGAACCAGTCCGCCTGCGGGTCCGAGCCCGCCGCAACCAGAACGGCTCTGTGCTGGAGTGGCACCCGGAAGACGAAGCCGACGCAAAGGATGCACTCGACAGCCCGTGGGCGCTTATTCGTGACCTCTACGGGGCTGTCGACCGGTCGACGGTCTCCGACGGCGACCTCGTCGCGGTGGTCGAAGCCTGGCCCCGTTCCGGTGACGTCATCGACGTGATCGTCCTCGAGGCCCACTCCCGCAGCGAGAGTGCGACCGAACGCCTGCGGATGCAGGTCAGTGCGGAGGTCGCACAATGACCATCCCGTCGCCGTCTGACGTTCGTCTGACGAGAATAATCAACACAGCCGACGTATTTAACACAGGTGCGACCAAACCGAATCAACATCAAGCACAGAGAAAACACTCACCGCTAATCGGTGAGAGGCAGGACGCCGGGGTCGCGCCAACGACCCCGGCTGAAAAGGTGAGACTGCTGACTGTGGTTCTCACCTACTGCTTCTTGCTGATATGGAATAAGCGTTGTGCCCGAACAGAGAGAGTCATCTCTACGCTGTTGTTCGGCCTGCTCGCGTCGCCAGATAGCCGTTAGACTGTCGTCAACGAAGAGAATGACGAGATTCGATGTTCGCTCTGAGGGGTCGATAGACTCTGCAGCAAGCCTTTCACTCGGTCCGGACGCCGTCTCCAGCCCGACGGCTCTCAATCGAGCTCTTTGGAACCCGGATACCCAGCTCTCTAATACGCTCTTGACAGCGCTACGCCAGCTCCTCGAAGACGTGCCTCGTGGGGAGCGGCGGGCGAAACTGGTCCAAGAGTGCGGTGTCACGGCGCTCACAGACGAGATACCCGGCGTTAGTGATGAACATCACTACGCGACGCTGGCTGCTCAGGCAGTCGACTCCCAGATGCAGTGGTTCCGGCTGCTGGAAGTGTCTCGCCAGCTCGGCGGAACCACATCTGTCGGTCAACACTCAACGCTGGATGATGTTCTGGACGGCCCGATCGCGATCCTCGAGGCTGCCGATGTCCACCCAACGCTCGCCGTCGACGTGCGTGAGCTGTGGGATCTTGCACGAACTCAGCGCTCGAGTCTGGTTGAGTTCCTCGTCGAACTGTCTGCCGGCGTCGAGATCGTCCTGACGAACGCGACTCCCCGAGTCCAGCGTCATCTCCTCTCCGAGTTTGATGAGGTCCTGCCGGCCAGCGTTACTCACTCCCTGGAGTCGCGCCTACATGGGTCCGACTCCGTGTCGACTCGGACAGCAGAGCGCCGGCGACACGTGCGCGACCTCCTAGCCGACCGAGGGGCAAGCCACGACGACTGGCGTCGCCTCTACGCTGTCGCAGACGCTGACAGAGAGCAACTGACCTACGATAACCTGCAGAACCACACGCTCCTGGAGTGGTCCTCTCGCGAAGCCCTGCGTGCGTGGGTGAAGCGGATGGCCGATGCTGACCTCGTGGAGTCCTACGGCTCCTCACAGGAGCGCACTGTTCGCCTCCTGCCGGCAGGGTATGCTCTCTTGGACGAACACCCGGACTACTCCCTCGAAACATCGTCTGCCCCGTCTACTGGCGGGTCGGGACGTACTGACGTAGAGCAGCATGGAGTGGATACCAGCCAGCGGTCCGATGATGCCACCGTGAGCGACCCCCAAAAAACCACGACAGTTCCGTGTACTCCCCAACCGGCGAGGGAGGGATGGGGGACCGGCCTGCCAGCGAGGCCGCAACGGCCACCCGCGGCGGCTCCAGCACCGCGCCGGATGTGTCATATCTCGATGGCTATCAACACGATGCAGCCGTCTCGGCGGCCGATACCGGGGAGATCGCCCTCTGCAATCGTCCTGTCGATTCGACTGGCGACTCGCGAGGCGTCGCCTGGTCGTACCTCCAGGAGCGCGACGAGGCCGTCGTCGAGGTCGAAGCAGCAGGCCACCAGGCCCACACGCTAGTCCGTCTCTGTGCTGCGTTACTCTCGGAACCGGCGTTTCAGCAGGTCTTAACGACGAATCGGCTGGCCGGCGGCCCAGATCGCGACGGCCTCGACGGGCTGCCGGTTTCTGACCCGTATCTCCTCCGGGACGGCGGCTGTCTCGGATGGCTGCGGAACGAGGACGCCGATGCGAAGGGCCTCCAGTCACGCCTTCGGCGAGCTCGCGATGAACTGCTGTCGATGACCTCCGACATCGATGTCCAAGAGGACAACGACGAGAACAGTAGCCTGTCCATGCTGGCACGGAACGCACACGGTCTCTTGGGAACTGTCTCCCGCATCTACGATATGATCGGCATCGACATCACCCGAGTCATCAAGGTCCCCGACTGGGCCGTCTCGAATGCCTGTCGTCGAGGTCACATTGCGAAGATGATTGCGACCCAGACAGCGGTCTCCAGCCGCTACGGGCTCTATTCCGCGTATCGCGTCCTCTACGAGGACCGCGTGGATAAGCGGTCGCAACTGCTCGCGACGCCTGACGTTGACGCAGCTGACCCGGTCGGAGATGTAACCGGCAGCTGGGTCCTGGCCGGGCCCACCGTCGACTCGCTCCGGGGAGATCTCCAAGACCTCGACGATCATCTGGACCTGCAGGACGAGGCCGACGGATTCTCAGCATTC
Proteins encoded in this region:
- a CDS encoding winged helix DNA-binding protein, whose protein sequence is MSLNYDKLAYIVSSDNRIAVMETLRDSPSTPSTIAKATDRDIAHISRAIQELREKGHVELKVSESVRKGRIYGLTEQGAMLAGDLSEVNTGR
- a CDS encoding helix-hairpin-helix domain-containing protein, translated to MEVDGILMVGAALVILFGNAYEAVAERFGDWWDDGSEQTAVDEVHQLYLDDEIDEDELEDRLEILVDGRARTIRDLADDEHGIGEEISRNVAREFDTVGEFVAADVEELKAIDDVGQERAERLDRIDPK
- a CDS encoding Cdc6/Cdc18 family protein produces the protein MITKTQVFDDTYFPRRLRHREAEMDFVTNAFEPAVRGQQADDVLIHGPQGVGKTILARYALNHLTQRTAVQHARIGCLGKSTAGIVRTVLEDLPGPDPHSTMPREDLCLELQERVDEPTIVVLDEADDLPFTDALGRLADVDGLSMVVVCHDDDGWLSHVDDSIRHRFVGNIVELGTYGVDELADILEERRQVGLEPGVIDEDQLRTLADMTAGKARRAIFALRAAAELAHDRRHREIRSEDIDDSLDRADQRLRQEHLASLPYHHHVVYEIVRRHGPLTSSELHDTYERTAESLYQSTEQTPIGERARRNKLSKLEAYDMIEVLGENRHREYQVCDTEVKSELEFRIRAT